The nucleotide window TGTGCCATAAATAGCCGGCCAGGCACCCGACCATGATGAAGGCAATACTCGCCCATATCCCCGTGCCCGGATCATAAGGGATCAGCAGATAATCGGCCGTGGCCTGGTCCCCCACCACGCCATAGAGCACGAAGCCCAGGAACACGAGCGACACCACGCTGAGGCTACCGGACAGGCCATCCACGCCGTCGCTGCAATTGGTTGCGTTGATCGATATCCAGATCGTGGCAGTAAAAATCATGACCACCAGCGGCGACGGCAGGCTGAACGAGCCTCGGACCAGCGGCAGCCAGATATCGACCGCGTCCGCGCCGCCGACCAGCAGCCATGCCGATAGACCCGCAGCCAGAAAATCGAACAGCGCCAATTGATATTGCGACAGCCCCCCGGTCCGGTCATCCAGCAGGCCGATACCGGCGGTCAGCAGCAGGACGCCGACAAACAGCAGAATATCCACGCGCCAGGGAACGAACAAAAACACCGCCACCGCAAAAACCATGGCGAAAAAGATACCCGCCCCCATGGGTTTGCCCACGCTCTTGTCGGCGTCGATGGCGAACGCCCGCCCGCGATCCCGTGGCAGATAGCGCACGATCCGGGGAATACCCAGAACCGTAGCAAAAAACGCGCTGCCCGCACCCAGCGCGATCAACAGCATGTCGGAGCGCAAAAGACGCATCACACCGATAACCGGCGCCAGAAGATCGGATAGCCAAGGGAACACTCTTGCGTCCTTCCAACGATTCAGGTGCCGCGAGACTGCATGAGCATGGGCATCGCCGCAATGGCGGACCATGCCGCGGGGACCAATGCCTGCGATCTGGGCCGGGCAAGGCCCAATGGCCGTGAACCATGGCCATTGCGTGGCGCTGCTTTTGCCCCATAGTGCCCCCATGACCGAGCTAAACAACGCTGATACCGAAATATCTCTGGTTGGTGGACGATCCACTGTGACCAGGTCAGGCTCCGTCGTCTTCAGGCAATCGGCGCCGTGGTCGAGAACGACCATTGCTCTGTTGCGCCATCTTGAAGCCGAGGGTTTTGAGTATGCGCCACGCGTCATCGGCAATGGTTTCGATGATCGCGGCCGGGAAATGCTCACCTTTGTCGAGGGCGAAAGCCCGCATCCCTATCCTTGGCGCGACGAGGCCCTGCCTCTCATCGGCGCGATCCTCAGGCAGTTGCACCAGGCAAGCGCCACATTTGTCCCGCCCACGGACGCGACATGGCGGCCATGGTTCGGGCGGCAAATGGGAAATCCAACGGCCATCGGCCATTGCGATACCGGCGCCTGGAACATCATCGCGCGTCGGGGCATGCCCACTGCCCTGATTGATTGGGAAGAAGCCGGCCCGGTTGATCCGCTCATTGAGCTGGCGCAGGCCTGTTGGCTCAACGCTTTGCTATTCGACGATGATCTGGCCGAAAAACTGGGGCTGGGCAGCGTAGAAGCCCGGGGCCGGCAAGTCCGGATGCTGCTCGACGGCTACGAATTACCAAAAGCGGACCGCATCGGATTTATGGGGATCGTCCGGGATTTTGCCGTACTCAACGCCGCCAACGAAATCTCAAGCAACCTCGCCCTCCAAACCACGGACCCCTCCGGGCTTCTGGAAGCCGTCATCTGGCGCAGCCGGAGCGCAGGATGGTTGGTCCGCCACCACGACACATTGGATCGTATCGTGAACGGACACGCGTGAATGTCCGGCGTCTGGTGCGGGGTCGCTTTCTGCCGCTCCCCCACGGATTGATATTGAAATCCTTGCCGCGTTCCGGACGGACCGCGCACCAGCATGTTATGTTCACAAATGTCCCACATTGTGAATGTCTCATTCGGGCGGGAACTGGCGGCTTTCGGCACCAGGCCGGCCTATGCAGACAGTCAACCACGATCATGATAGCGCTCGACTATGTTCTTCGAGGAGCCTGACTTTGACCCACGCAACAGACATCCCGCCAGAGCTCGAAGCTCTGCGATCCAGCATCGACAACTTGGACGCCTCGTTGATCTTCATTCTGGCGGAACGCTTTAAGCTGACCCAGAAGGTTGGCCAACTCAAAGCCACCAACAAGCTACCCGCGGCGGATGTTTCCCGAGAGGACTTCCAAATTTCACGACTGCGTCGGCTGGCGGGAGAAGCACAGCTCGACCCAGTGTTCGCGGAGCGCTTTCTCGGTTTCATTATCGAAGAGGTCATCCAGCACCACAGGGCCGTCGCAGGCGCAGCAGTTTGAACGGCGGGTATGGGGTCGGTTTCTGCGATCCAGCCAGTGTCCCCGATGTCGCCACCCCCTCCAGGCGTCACCCTCGGGCTTGACCCGAGGGCTCTGTACTTCAAGATGTCCGTATGGGCGGCTATGTTTACATTCTTGCCGATATGCGGCGGGGGCGCACTTACATTGGCGTCACCAATGATTTGGTTCGTCGGGTGTACGAACATCGCGAAGGCCTGGTCGCAGGCTACACCAAGTCCCCTAACATCAAGCGCCTCGTCTATTTCGAGCAGTTCGGTGATATCACTATAGCCATTCAGCGTGAGACGTCGCTCAAGCGTT belongs to Devosia sp. XK-2 and includes:
- a CDS encoding GIY-YIG nuclease family protein, with the translated sequence MGGYVYILADMRRGRTYIGVTNDLVRRVYEHREGLVAGYTKSPNIKRLVYFEQFGDITIAIQRETSLKRWYSRWKQELIERDNPDWRDLWDDIVK
- a CDS encoding aminoglycoside phosphotransferase family protein; the protein is MRHLEAEGFEYAPRVIGNGFDDRGREMLTFVEGESPHPYPWRDEALPLIGAILRQLHQASATFVPPTDATWRPWFGRQMGNPTAIGHCDTGAWNIIARRGMPTALIDWEEAGPVDPLIELAQACWLNALLFDDDLAEKLGLGSVEARGRQVRMLLDGYELPKADRIGFMGIVRDFAVLNAANEISSNLALQTTDPSGLLEAVIWRSRSAGWLVRHHDTLDRIVNGHA
- a CDS encoding chorismate mutase — encoded protein: MTLTHATDIPPELEALRSSIDNLDASLIFILAERFKLTQKVGQLKATNKLPAADVSREDFQISRLRRLAGEAQLDPVFAERFLGFIIEEVIQHHRAVAGAAV